One part of the Dyadobacter sp. 676 genome encodes these proteins:
- a CDS encoding transglutaminase family protein → MAIKVAISHKTRYKFDRSVSLSPHIFRLRPAPHSRTPIEGYSLKITPENHFINWQQDPFGNYQARVVFPEKATELSIDVEVIAKMQVINPFDFFVEDYAEKYPFKYEPTLEKELGPYLDAREAGPLLMDFIQNLKIQRDIKTVDFLVYLNQELYKAIHYNIRMEAGVQTCEQTLTIRSGSCRDSAWLLVQILRHLGIAARFVSGYLVQLTSDIKSLDGPSGPEADFTDLHAWTEAYVPGAGWIGLDPTSGLFASEGHIPLCCTPDYASAAPVTGATDVAEVTFEFDNKVFRIHEDPRVTKPYTEEQWAQVMQVGFDVEKDLQENDVRLTMGGEPTFISIDDYESPEWNTAADGPLKRQLAYDLSLRLKNRFAHGGLLHFGQGKWYPGELFPRWQYALYWRNDGVPMWKNDELVAKEGQTQYTFSDAEIFTNELTRYLGLDTNNITPAYEDPVYWAMEEGKLPVNVDPLKVNLKDPVERRTLAKLLEKGLNNPAGFVVPVKWEEKGKHWTSSAWQFRRGNCFLIPGNSAMGYRLPLNSLPEIAKERREYPVERSPFEDLPALADYQPIVQARYGSVAPGYELPLNIQPVDEEEDLKKKKEEEPQSNLLFDVPVIKTAICVEERDGIIYVFLPPTDYLEHYLDLLASIEATAEKLKMPVRIEGYPAPSDYRVQKLIVTPDPGVIEVNIHPARNWQELVDNISALYEEAFFSRLGTEKFMVDGRATGTGGGNHVTIGGAKPADSPILRRPDLLRSLLTYWQHHPALSYLFAGPFIGPTSQAPRIDEGRDERLYEVEIAFDQIPEQGEVPFWMVDRIFRNLLVDITGNTHRSEFCMDKLYSPDSSSGRLGILEFRAFDMPPHKHMNLVQTLLIRALIAKFWKEPYKHKLIRWGTELHDRFLLPHFAYLDMVDVVNDLKAAGYNFDISWFDPFFEFRFPHYGGITVDNIQLELRLGIEPWHVLGEELSNAGTARFVDSSLERLQVKVSGFVEGRHILVCNGCRVPLRSAGIKGEYVAGIRYKAWNPPSALHPTIGADAPLVFDIVDTWNNRILGGCTYFVAHPGGRSFDTYPVNAFEAESRKISLFQGFGHTPSATREVPVVEKTSSGVSRFVAETKKEMRGDTPIELINPEYPNTLDLRKFWKSR, encoded by the coding sequence ATGGCTATAAAAGTTGCTATTTCGCACAAAACAAGATATAAGTTCGACCGGAGTGTTTCGCTTTCGCCCCATATTTTCAGGCTTCGTCCCGCGCCGCATTCACGCACGCCCATTGAGGGGTATTCATTGAAAATTACACCCGAAAACCACTTTATCAACTGGCAGCAGGACCCGTTCGGTAACTACCAGGCGCGCGTCGTGTTTCCCGAGAAAGCAACCGAACTCAGCATCGATGTGGAGGTGATCGCCAAAATGCAGGTCATCAACCCATTCGATTTTTTTGTGGAGGATTATGCGGAGAAATATCCTTTCAAATACGAACCGACCCTAGAAAAGGAACTCGGCCCGTATCTCGACGCACGCGAGGCCGGCCCGCTTTTGATGGATTTCATTCAAAATCTGAAAATACAGCGGGATATCAAGACGGTCGATTTTCTGGTGTACCTCAATCAGGAACTGTATAAGGCTATTCATTACAATATCCGGATGGAAGCGGGCGTGCAAACCTGCGAACAGACGCTCACGATCCGCAGCGGTTCGTGCCGGGATTCGGCGTGGTTGCTTGTGCAAATATTGCGGCATCTGGGCATTGCGGCACGGTTTGTGTCGGGATACCTGGTGCAGCTTACCTCGGATATCAAGTCGCTCGACGGGCCCTCCGGGCCGGAAGCGGATTTTACGGACTTGCATGCGTGGACGGAGGCATATGTGCCGGGCGCGGGGTGGATCGGCCTGGACCCAACTTCCGGTCTTTTTGCCAGCGAGGGGCATATTCCGCTTTGCTGCACGCCCGATTACGCCAGCGCCGCGCCTGTAACGGGGGCTACGGACGTCGCCGAGGTTACTTTTGAGTTTGATAACAAGGTTTTCCGTATTCACGAAGATCCGCGTGTCACCAAACCCTATACCGAGGAGCAATGGGCGCAGGTTATGCAGGTGGGTTTTGATGTGGAAAAAGATTTACAGGAAAACGACGTGCGCCTTACCATGGGCGGCGAGCCGACTTTCATTTCTATCGACGACTACGAATCGCCGGAATGGAACACGGCCGCCGACGGGCCTTTGAAGCGGCAACTGGCTTATGACCTTTCGCTACGGCTCAAAAACCGCTTTGCACACGGCGGATTGCTGCATTTCGGCCAGGGCAAATGGTATCCCGGCGAATTGTTCCCCCGCTGGCAATATGCATTGTATTGGCGGAATGACGGTGTTCCGATGTGGAAAAACGACGAGCTCGTTGCCAAAGAGGGACAGACGCAATACACTTTCAGCGACGCGGAGATTTTTACAAATGAATTAACCCGATACCTTGGCCTCGATACCAACAACATCACCCCGGCCTATGAAGATCCTGTCTACTGGGCCATGGAGGAGGGTAAGCTGCCTGTTAATGTCGATCCGTTGAAGGTGAATTTGAAAGATCCGGTTGAACGGAGGACGTTGGCCAAATTGCTGGAAAAGGGCTTGAATAATCCTGCCGGTTTTGTAGTACCCGTTAAATGGGAGGAAAAAGGCAAACATTGGACAAGCAGCGCCTGGCAATTCCGGCGCGGTAACTGCTTCCTGATCCCCGGCAATTCGGCAATGGGTTACCGTTTGCCATTGAATTCGCTCCCTGAAATCGCCAAAGAGCGCCGTGAGTATCCGGTGGAGCGCAGTCCGTTCGAGGATTTGCCCGCATTGGCCGATTACCAGCCTATTGTGCAGGCACGCTACGGCTCGGTGGCGCCAGGGTACGAGCTGCCGCTGAATATCCAGCCGGTTGATGAGGAAGAAGATTTGAAGAAAAAGAAGGAAGAAGAACCGCAAAGCAACTTGCTTTTTGATGTTCCTGTAATTAAAACCGCGATTTGCGTAGAGGAACGCGACGGCATCATCTACGTTTTCCTGCCGCCGACCGATTACCTCGAACACTATCTGGACCTGCTGGCATCCATTGAAGCGACGGCTGAGAAACTGAAAATGCCCGTGCGGATCGAAGGTTATCCGGCGCCTTCGGATTACCGGGTGCAGAAACTGATCGTGACGCCCGACCCGGGTGTGATCGAAGTGAATATCCATCCGGCCAGAAACTGGCAGGAGCTGGTGGATAACATCAGCGCATTATACGAAGAAGCATTCTTTTCACGTCTCGGCACCGAGAAATTTATGGTCGATGGGCGGGCTACCGGCACCGGTGGCGGCAACCACGTAACCATCGGCGGGGCTAAACCGGCTGACAGCCCGATATTGCGCCGCCCGGATCTGCTCCGGAGCCTGCTGACCTACTGGCAGCACCACCCCGCATTGAGCTACCTCTTCGCGGGGCCGTTCATCGGTCCCACCAGCCAGGCGCCGCGTATCGACGAAGGCCGCGACGAGCGCCTTTACGAAGTGGAAATTGCATTTGACCAGATTCCCGAGCAAGGCGAAGTGCCATTCTGGATGGTGGACCGCATTTTCAGGAATTTGCTGGTGGATATTACGGGGAATACACACCGATCCGAGTTTTGTATGGATAAATTGTATTCGCCCGATTCGTCGAGCGGACGGCTCGGGATCCTCGAATTCCGGGCATTCGATATGCCGCCGCACAAGCACATGAACCTCGTTCAGACGCTGCTCATACGCGCGCTCATCGCGAAATTTTGGAAAGAACCTTACAAGCATAAGCTGATCCGCTGGGGCACCGAGCTCCACGACCGCTTCCTGCTGCCGCATTTCGCTTACCTGGATATGGTGGACGTGGTGAACGACCTGAAAGCGGCGGGCTATAACTTTGATATTTCGTGGTTCGATCCATTCTTTGAATTCCGCTTTCCGCACTACGGCGGCATTACGGTCGACAACATTCAGCTGGAACTGCGCCTGGGCATCGAGCCCTGGCATGTTTTGGGAGAGGAATTGTCGAATGCGGGCACCGCGCGGTTTGTGGATTCGTCGCTGGAAAGGTTGCAGGTCAAAGTGAGTGGTTTTGTAGAGGGAAGACACATTCTGGTTTGCAACGGCTGCCGGGTGCCGCTCCGGAGTGCGGGCATCAAAGGTGAATATGTAGCGGGTATTCGTTACAAAGCCTGGAACCCGCCATCGGCATTGCACCCGACGATCGGGGCCGACGCGCCGCTGGTGTTCGACATTGTGGATACCTGGAATAACCGTATATTGGGCGGCTGTACCTATTTCGTTGCACACCCCGGCGGGCGCAGTTTCGATACTTATCCGGTCAATGCTTTCGAGGCCGAATCACGCAAGATCAGCCTCTTTCAAGGCTTCGGGCACACGCCCTCGGCTACCCGCGAGGTGCCGGTGGTGGAGAAAACGTCTTCGGGCGTATCCCGGTTTGTGGCTGAGACAAAGAAAGAAATGCGCGGCGACACACCCATCGAACTGATCAACCCCGAGTACCCGAATACGCTGGATTTACGCAAATTCTGGAAATCGCGGTAG
- a CDS encoding pyruvate dehydrogenase complex E1 component subunit beta has translation MKEIAFRDAIRDAMSEEMRLDKSIFLMGEEVAEYNGAYKASQGMLDEFGPERVIDTPIAELGFAGIAVGAAGNGLRPIVEFMTFNFSLVAIDQIINSAAKILSMSGGQYGCPIVFRGPTGNAGQLGAQHSQNFENWFANTPGLKVVVPSNPYDAKGLLKSSIRDNNPVIFMESELMYGDKMAVPEEEYLIPLGKADIKRQGKDVTIVSFGKMVPRVVMPAVLQLEKEGIDVEVVDLRTVRPIDYPAVIESVKKTNRCVVVEEAWPLASISSEIAYHIQRHAFDYMDAPVIRVTSRDVPLPYAPTLIEEVLPSVKRTVDAVKSVLYK, from the coding sequence ATGAAAGAAATAGCATTTAGAGATGCCATTCGCGACGCTATGTCGGAAGAGATGCGCCTTGACAAGAGTATTTTTTTGATGGGTGAAGAGGTTGCGGAATACAACGGTGCTTATAAGGCGAGTCAGGGAATGCTCGATGAGTTCGGCCCTGAGCGCGTGATCGATACGCCTATCGCGGAGCTGGGCTTCGCGGGGATTGCGGTGGGCGCTGCCGGAAACGGCCTTCGCCCGATCGTCGAATTCATGACATTCAACTTCTCGCTGGTGGCGATCGACCAGATCATCAACAGCGCGGCTAAGATTCTTTCGATGTCAGGCGGCCAGTACGGTTGCCCGATCGTGTTCCGCGGCCCGACCGGTAATGCAGGTCAGCTCGGCGCACAGCACTCGCAGAACTTCGAAAACTGGTTTGCCAACACGCCCGGCCTCAAAGTGGTCGTTCCTTCCAACCCTTACGACGCGAAAGGCTTGCTGAAATCGTCCATCCGCGACAACAATCCGGTGATCTTCATGGAATCGGAGCTGATGTACGGCGATAAAATGGCGGTTCCCGAGGAAGAATACCTCATTCCGCTGGGTAAGGCCGATATCAAGCGCCAGGGCAAGGACGTTACCATCGTTTCTTTCGGTAAAATGGTGCCTCGCGTGGTGATGCCGGCGGTACTTCAACTGGAAAAAGAAGGTATCGACGTGGAAGTGGTGGATTTGCGCACCGTTCGCCCGATCGACTACCCCGCGGTGATCGAGTCGGTGAAGAAAACCAACCGTTGCGTCGTAGTGGAAGAAGCGTGGCCATTGGCTTCCATTTCTTCGGAAATCGCCTACCACATCCAGCGCCATGCATTTGATTATATGGATGCGCCGGTGATCCGCGTCACCAGCCGCGATGTGCCGCTTCCATATGCGCCGACGCTGATCGAAGAGGTCCTGCCAAGCGTGAAGCGGACCGTGGACGCCGTGAAATCGGTGCTTTATAAATAA
- a CDS encoding polysaccharide deacetylase family protein: MKYIKTSSRGFLLLLATVIAGTLCSCGSPAGKPGAGGIAISFDDHFIKEWYELRPLFRKYNAKATFFVTCPDSLNAEEVAMLKQLEKEGHEIGFHGTVHAKSTELMAVGGPKGYMETELEPGLHHMNAAGFKPTSYAHPGGEP, from the coding sequence TTGAAATACATTAAAACCTCTTCCCGCGGATTTCTTTTATTACTGGCGACCGTGATAGCCGGAACGCTTTGCAGTTGCGGAAGTCCGGCCGGGAAGCCCGGCGCGGGTGGTATCGCCATTTCATTCGATGACCATTTTATCAAAGAATGGTACGAATTGCGGCCGCTTTTCCGGAAATACAACGCCAAAGCCACCTTCTTTGTCACCTGCCCCGACAGCCTGAATGCCGAAGAAGTTGCCATGTTGAAGCAGTTGGAAAAGGAAGGCCACGAAATCGGCTTTCATGGAACTGTTCATGCCAAATCCACCGAACTTATGGCCGTGGGCGGACCGAAAGGATACATGGAAACGGAGCTCGAACCGGGCTTGCACCATATGAATGCAGCAGGTTTTAAGCCCACCTCCTACGCGCACCCGGGGGGGGAACCATAA
- a CDS encoding transglutaminase family protein, with protein sequence MKYKLIHKTEYKYAEAVNNYHSLVCLTPRTLPDQLCRDFSIKITPEPAQVSERVDFYGNTTHYFSLHSPHKTLTVLTTAVVERLKERTGSLFIPSSVTSGEARERLTGDRATKISVLEYTLPSPLVKWDAEIKAFAADCFDDNVPLYECIAKLCRKIYTGFRFVPDFTTVNTPVKEVLAARKGVCQDFSHLAIACIRSFGFAARYVSGYLETLPPPGRPKLQGSDASHAWISVFIPDYGWCDFDPTNDVVPGERHIVTAWGRDYSDVPPLKGIIFSYGKHTLSVEVDVIPI encoded by the coding sequence ATGAAGTATAAGCTGATCCATAAAACCGAATACAAATACGCCGAGGCCGTGAACAACTACCATAGCCTCGTATGCCTCACACCGCGCACGTTACCCGATCAGCTTTGCCGGGATTTCAGCATTAAAATTACCCCGGAGCCGGCGCAGGTCAGCGAGCGTGTCGATTTTTACGGTAATACTACGCATTACTTTTCCCTGCATTCGCCGCACAAAACGCTCACCGTGCTCACTACGGCGGTGGTCGAGCGGCTGAAAGAACGTACGGGCTCGCTATTCATTCCGTCGTCGGTAACGAGCGGTGAGGCCAGGGAGCGGCTCACGGGCGACCGCGCGACGAAAATCTCCGTTTTGGAATACACATTGCCCAGTCCGCTGGTGAAATGGGACGCGGAAATAAAAGCATTTGCGGCCGATTGTTTCGACGACAATGTGCCTTTGTACGAATGCATCGCGAAACTTTGCCGGAAGATTTACACCGGGTTCAGGTTCGTGCCCGATTTCACGACGGTTAATACGCCTGTCAAAGAAGTATTGGCTGCCCGAAAAGGCGTTTGCCAGGATTTTTCGCATCTGGCCATTGCCTGTATCCGTAGTTTCGGCTTTGCGGCGCGCTATGTGAGCGGGTACCTGGAAACGCTGCCGCCGCCCGGAAGGCCCAAGTTGCAGGGCTCCGACGCTTCGCATGCGTGGATTTCGGTTTTTATCCCCGATTACGGCTGGTGCGACTTTGATCCGACCAATGATGTGGTGCCCGGCGAGCGCCATATCGTCACGGCGTGGGGCCGCGATTACAGCGATGTGCCGCCGCTGAAAGGCATTATTTTCAGTTACGGGAAACACACACTTTCGGTAGAAGTGGATGTGATCCCGATTTAA
- a CDS encoding circularly permuted type 2 ATP-grasp protein, translating into MLTEASLNLLQTYQASLTSYDEVLDTDGKWKPHWQALFATLEKLGITELKSRNQEIISKLRENGVTYNVYGSPDGMNRPWQLDPIPFLIEHREWGQISKGLQQRAVILDLVLKDLYGPRNLVKDAIIPAELVFENTGFLRPCIDIKIPGPRQLTLFAADMARGPDGQMWVLDHRTQAPSGSGYTLENRIVMSKLLPELADGMYVSKLSPFFNSIQNTVLRLADKSRDAPNIVYLTPGPGNEAYFEHAYLASYLGYTLAQGDDLLVRNGSVWLKSIDGLQKVDVIVRRVDDDWCDPLELREDSRLGVPGLLQAIRLGNVQVLNPPGSGVLENHAFLAFMENICQYFLGEKLLMPNVATWWCGHQKELTYVLDHIDELIVKKANRKSRFRSIYGRTLTQAQKAELKAMIIQRPHDFIAQQEVSLSTTPSLINGAIEPRYAALRAFMVADENGYHVMQGGLTRSSAVKDRFVISNQQGGFSKDTWIVSDKSDEPQERIVLNTPAAVNKQVSLPSRSAENLFWVGRYCERAMAVIKFMNITINVLNLDRNFGGSAKQEHIKVLLQSLTHVSATYPGFLEGDDKLNDPYPEIIALISDNCRAGTVAANIGSFLNAVAAVRNQWELEIWRIVDLIDNGYHEIRNASHMNSSNIQRTLDGLFNNMFTFLGVIAESMPRDNSYLLLETGKLIERILSRISVIQSNFGVGRNAAVENELIEATLINHHMLVNYRQIYKSHLSVETMLDMILLETRLPYSLAYMLDELGKNLAALPATASGERLSEAEKLALRASTLIKLSNIQDLTKCNADDEREELFNLLAEVARLVSSVSTYLTNQYFSHTLIHHSFEPMDYDTDEV; encoded by the coding sequence ATGCTTACCGAGGCTTCCCTGAACCTGTTACAAACTTATCAAGCCAGCCTGACTTCCTACGACGAGGTGCTGGATACCGACGGAAAATGGAAGCCGCACTGGCAGGCGCTCTTTGCCACGTTAGAAAAACTGGGGATTACGGAGCTGAAAAGCCGTAATCAGGAAATTATCAGCAAGCTGCGCGAGAATGGGGTGACCTACAATGTCTATGGCAGTCCCGACGGCATGAACCGCCCCTGGCAGCTCGATCCGATCCCGTTCCTGATCGAACACCGGGAATGGGGCCAGATTTCGAAGGGTTTGCAGCAGCGGGCGGTAATACTCGATCTGGTTTTGAAGGATTTGTACGGGCCGAGAAACCTTGTGAAGGATGCCATTATCCCGGCCGAGCTGGTCTTTGAAAATACGGGATTCTTAAGGCCCTGTATCGATATTAAAATCCCCGGGCCCCGGCAACTGACCTTGTTTGCAGCCGACATGGCGCGTGGCCCCGACGGGCAAATGTGGGTACTCGACCACCGCACGCAAGCGCCGTCCGGCTCGGGTTACACGCTCGAAAACCGCATTGTAATGAGCAAGCTCCTGCCCGAACTGGCCGACGGCATGTACGTGAGCAAACTCTCCCCCTTTTTTAACAGCATTCAAAACACCGTACTCAGGCTGGCCGATAAAAGCCGCGATGCCCCGAATATCGTCTATCTCACACCGGGGCCTGGCAATGAAGCGTACTTCGAACACGCATACCTGGCATCTTACCTGGGTTACACACTCGCGCAGGGCGACGACCTGCTCGTGCGCAACGGGAGCGTGTGGCTGAAATCCATCGACGGGTTACAGAAAGTGGATGTGATCGTCCGCCGCGTCGACGACGACTGGTGCGATCCGCTGGAATTGCGCGAAGATTCCCGCCTGGGCGTGCCCGGGCTTTTGCAGGCGATCCGCCTCGGAAATGTGCAGGTGCTGAACCCGCCGGGTTCCGGCGTGCTGGAAAACCACGCATTTCTCGCATTTATGGAGAATATCTGCCAGTACTTCCTGGGTGAAAAGCTGCTTATGCCAAACGTGGCCACCTGGTGGTGCGGCCATCAGAAAGAACTGACCTATGTGCTCGATCATATCGATGAGCTGATCGTCAAGAAAGCCAACCGGAAGTCCAGGTTCAGGTCGATTTACGGGCGGACGCTCACACAGGCGCAGAAAGCCGAGCTGAAAGCGATGATTATCCAGCGGCCGCACGATTTTATCGCCCAGCAGGAGGTAAGCCTTTCTACCACGCCATCGCTGATCAATGGCGCGATCGAGCCGCGTTATGCCGCATTGCGTGCATTTATGGTGGCCGATGAGAACGGGTATCACGTCATGCAGGGCGGGCTCACACGCAGCTCGGCGGTGAAGGACCGGTTTGTAATTTCCAACCAGCAGGGTGGTTTTTCGAAAGATACCTGGATCGTTTCCGACAAATCCGACGAGCCGCAGGAGCGGATTGTACTGAACACGCCCGCGGCGGTCAATAAGCAGGTGTCGCTTCCCAGCAGGAGCGCGGAGAATCTTTTTTGGGTGGGACGATATTGCGAGCGGGCGATGGCGGTGATCAAGTTCATGAACATCACGATTAATGTCCTTAATCTCGACCGAAATTTCGGAGGATCTGCCAAGCAGGAGCACATTAAAGTGCTTTTGCAGTCGCTCACGCACGTTTCGGCTACTTATCCCGGATTTTTAGAAGGAGACGACAAGCTGAATGATCCCTACCCGGAGATTATCGCATTGATTTCGGACAATTGCCGGGCAGGCACCGTGGCTGCCAATATCGGCTCGTTTCTGAATGCGGTAGCGGCGGTGCGAAATCAATGGGAACTGGAAATATGGCGGATCGTGGACTTGATCGACAACGGTTACCATGAGATCCGGAATGCGTCGCACATGAACAGCAGCAATATCCAGCGTACGCTCGACGGGCTGTTCAACAATATGTTCACGTTCCTGGGCGTGATCGCGGAAAGTATGCCGCGGGACAACAGCTATCTGCTGCTGGAAACGGGCAAACTGATCGAGCGAATATTGTCGAGAATCAGTGTCATTCAATCGAATTTCGGCGTAGGGCGCAATGCGGCGGTGGAGAACGAGCTGATCGAGGCGACGTTGATCAACCATCATATGCTGGTGAATTACCGGCAGATCTACAAGTCGCATCTGAGCGTGGAGACAATGCTCGATATGATTTTGCTTGAAACACGACTGCCATATTCGCTGGCGTACATGCTCGATGAGCTGGGTAAAAACCTGGCCGCATTACCTGCGACGGCAAGTGGTGAAAGATTAAGCGAAGCGGAAAAGCTTGCATTGAGGGCATCGACATTGATCAAACTTTCAAATATTCAGGACCTGACGAAATGCAATGCGGACGACGAACGGGAAGAGCTCTTTAACCTGCTCGCGGAAGTAGCGCGGCTGGTGAGTTCGGTATCCACTTACCTGACGAACCAGTATTTCAGCCACACTTTGATACACCACTCTTTCGAACCGATGGACTACGATACGGATGAAGTATAA
- a CDS encoding TraR/DksA C4-type zinc finger protein, with translation MMQEERTRYSEEELKEFEELIRGKLEATRSELEYIKTGLSKKNDSGTDVTSGAAKLVEDGADASERENLSQLAARLQKYSVQLENALIRIKNGTYGICIDTGKLIPKERLRIVPHTQQTIEAKLKRAS, from the coding sequence ATTATGCAAGAAGAACGAACAAGATATTCAGAGGAAGAATTAAAGGAGTTTGAAGAGCTGATCCGTGGGAAGCTGGAAGCGACAAGAAGTGAGCTCGAATACATTAAAACAGGATTGAGTAAAAAGAACGATAGCGGTACCGACGTAACTTCCGGTGCGGCCAAGCTTGTCGAAGACGGGGCGGATGCCAGCGAACGCGAAAATCTGAGCCAGCTGGCGGCGCGCCTTCAGAAATATTCGGTACAGCTCGAAAACGCGCTGATCCGCATCAAAAACGGTACCTATGGCATTTGCATCGATACCGGCAAACTGATCCCGAAAGAGCGCCTGCGCATCGTACCTCATACACAGCAAACCATTGAAGCGAAGCTGAAAAGAGCCAGCTGA
- a CDS encoding acyltransferase: MFRIWPIYFLIIGLSFFVFPHIPIFDYPGIEEKLTVNLPERLTLLLLVLPNFAFVLYDLPYWCAQTWSIGVEEQFYYLWPWLIKYPKRRIPIFAFFLLLTAGLLYLGLEMADPPAEARQSMITTFLGQFRIQTMALGGLCAWLVYNDKTKFLDFIFRKDVQIVAYTILLVLFFSGVHFFGFLEIYALFFAFFVLNVSCNPNTIVRLGHPVMDHLGKISYGLYIYHVAVIVVIINLFEMYAPGWRGTGYQVVLYMLSFVGSVAVATFSFNYIEKPLLAYKDRKFGR, translated from the coding sequence GTGTTCCGCATCTGGCCCATTTACTTTCTGATTATCGGATTATCGTTCTTTGTTTTCCCGCATATTCCCATTTTCGATTATCCGGGTATTGAAGAAAAGCTGACTGTAAATCTGCCTGAGCGCCTTACATTGCTGCTGCTGGTTCTGCCCAACTTTGCGTTCGTTCTCTACGATCTCCCTTATTGGTGCGCGCAAACGTGGTCTATCGGCGTGGAAGAGCAGTTTTACTACCTCTGGCCCTGGCTGATCAAATATCCCAAAAGGCGCATTCCGATATTCGCTTTCTTCCTTTTACTAACCGCCGGCCTGCTTTACCTGGGACTCGAAATGGCTGACCCGCCGGCGGAAGCACGCCAATCGATGATCACGACATTCCTGGGCCAGTTTCGCATTCAGACCATGGCACTGGGCGGCTTGTGCGCGTGGCTGGTTTATAACGACAAGACAAAGTTCCTCGACTTCATTTTCAGGAAAGATGTACAAATCGTCGCCTATACCATTCTGCTGGTGTTATTCTTTTCAGGCGTCCATTTTTTCGGTTTTCTCGAAATTTATGCATTGTTCTTCGCCTTCTTCGTACTGAATGTTTCGTGTAATCCCAACACGATTGTGCGCCTCGGGCACCCGGTAATGGACCACCTGGGCAAGATTTCCTATGGCCTGTACATTTACCACGTAGCGGTGATCGTGGTGATTATCAACCTGTTCGAAATGTATGCGCCCGGCTGGCGTGGGACGGGTTATCAGGTGGTGCTCTATATGTTGAGCTTTGTTGGCTCCGTGGCGGTGGCTACTTTTTCTTTTAATTATATCGAAAAACCGCTCCTCGCGTACAAGGACCGCAAGTTCGGCCGCTAG
- the sbcD gene encoding exonuclease subunit SbcD, with the protein MKILHTADWHIGKKLDNFSRLDEQRLVLEEICEIAEREAVDAIVIAGDLFDNFNPSSEATELLYSTLHRLSANGTRAVIAIAGNHDSPERIQVPDALAKVCGILFVGFPNTEVKPFCTQGQVDIVRTAPGFIEIKLPNAPFPLRVLHTPYANEQRLKTFLGVEESEEALRVHLQEHWQNLADQYLDNEGFNLLATHLFVMQKGGPMPEEPDDERPILHIGGAQAIYTENFPKQVHYIALGHLHRFQQVDKVPAPAVYSSSPLAYSFSEASQNKYVILIEAEAGKLVGYKPIELLKGKKLRRKSFHSIDEAIEWLGEHSDDLIELTIISDNYLEASDKKRLMEAHTGIIQIIPQIKKSEVADTSSDVDLSLSMEKLFQEYFKFRNKGQEPSEELMEVFREVLGTDGE; encoded by the coding sequence ATGAAAATACTGCACACCGCCGACTGGCATATCGGCAAAAAGCTCGACAACTTTTCCCGCCTCGACGAGCAACGCCTCGTGCTCGAAGAAATCTGCGAAATAGCGGAGCGCGAGGCCGTCGACGCGATCGTCATCGCCGGCGATCTATTCGACAACTTCAACCCGTCGTCGGAGGCTACCGAGCTTTTGTACAGCACATTACACCGCTTATCGGCCAATGGCACCCGCGCGGTCATCGCCATCGCAGGCAACCACGATTCCCCCGAGCGCATTCAGGTACCCGACGCGCTCGCGAAGGTGTGTGGTATCCTGTTTGTCGGCTTTCCCAACACGGAGGTGAAGCCATTCTGCACGCAGGGCCAGGTGGATATTGTCAGAACCGCGCCGGGTTTTATTGAAATCAAACTGCCTAACGCCCCCTTCCCCCTGCGCGTGCTGCACACGCCTTACGCGAACGAGCAGCGCTTAAAAACCTTTCTGGGCGTAGAAGAATCCGAAGAAGCATTACGCGTGCATTTGCAGGAGCATTGGCAAAATCTCGCTGATCAATACCTTGACAATGAGGGCTTCAATTTGCTGGCCACGCATCTGTTCGTCATGCAAAAAGGCGGCCCCATGCCCGAAGAACCCGACGATGAGCGTCCGATCCTGCACATCGGTGGCGCCCAGGCCATTTACACCGAAAATTTCCCGAAACAGGTGCATTACATTGCGCTGGGTCACTTGCACCGCTTCCAGCAGGTCGACAAGGTACCCGCACCGGCGGTGTATTCGAGCAGCCCGCTGGCTTACAGCTTTTCGGAAGCCAGTCAAAACAAATATGTGATATTAATTGAGGCTGAGGCCGGGAAATTGGTCGGCTACAAGCCCATAGAATTATTGAAAGGTAAAAAGCTCCGCCGCAAAAGTTTTCACAGCATCGATGAAGCGATTGAATGGCTCGGCGAGCATTCCGACGATTTGATTGAACTCACCATTATTTCCGATAACTACCTCGAAGCCTCCGATAAAAAGCGTTTAATGGAAGCGCATACGGGTATTATCCAGATCATTCCGCAGATTAAGAAGAGTGAGGTGGCAGATACCTCGTCGGACGTCGATCTTTCGCTGAGTATGGAGAAGTTGTTTCAGGAATATTTCAAATTCAGAAACAAAGGCCAGGAGCCATCGGAAGAGCTCATGGAGGTTTTTCGGGAAGTATTGGGCACAGACGGAGAATAA